Proteins encoded together in one Numida meleagris isolate 19003 breed g44 Domestic line chromosome 17, NumMel1.0, whole genome shotgun sequence window:
- the LOC110407151 gene encoding uncharacterized protein LOC110407151 isoform X2: MQAQEEPRSRAQEQSPGAEPRSRAQEQSPGAEPRSRAQDIPARSSSKHRTGTRSVPAADARGTGAALCGRPRADPKRRAPPAGGRPRRRHGNRADWSGPEGGSGLSRAGRPRQRQSRAGLPAVTFVALCPSCRSTFRRG; this comes from the exons ATGCAGGCCCAG gaagagcccaggagcagagcccaggagcagagcccaggagcagagcccaggagcagagcccaggagcagagcccaggagcagagcccaggagcagagcccaggacATCCCCGCTCGCTCCAGCAGCAAACACAGGACGGGCACGCGCTCCGTTCCGGCAGCAGACGCGCGTGGCACGGGAGCAGCACTTTGCGGGCGGCCGCGGGCGGACCCGAAGCGCCGAGCGCCCCCTGCTGGCGGGAGGCCGCGCCGTCGCCATGGCAACCGCGCGGACTGGAGCGGCCCCGAGGGCGGCTCGGGGCTAAGCCGGGCTGGGCGGCCGCGGCAGCGCCAGAGCCGGGCCGGGCTGCCAGCAG TTACTTTCGTAGCGTTGTGCCCGTCGTGCAGATCGACCTTCAGACGTGGCTGA
- the LOC110407151 gene encoding UPF0317 protein KRH_21160-like isoform X3 — MQAQEEPRSRAQEQSPGAEPRSRAQEQSPGAEPRSRAQDIPARSSSKHRTGTRSVPAADARGTGAALCGRPRADPKRRAPPAGGRPRRRHGNRADWSGPEGGSGLSRAGRPRQRQSRAGLPAALCPSCRSTFRRG, encoded by the exons ATGCAGGCCCAG gaagagcccaggagcagagcccaggagcagagcccaggagcagagcccaggagcagagcccaggagcagagcccaggagcagagcccaggagcagagcccaggacATCCCCGCTCGCTCCAGCAGCAAACACAGGACGGGCACGCGCTCCGTTCCGGCAGCAGACGCGCGTGGCACGGGAGCAGCACTTTGCGGGCGGCCGCGGGCGGACCCGAAGCGCCGAGCGCCCCCTGCTGGCGGGAGGCCGCGCCGTCGCCATGGCAACCGCGCGGACTGGAGCGGCCCCGAGGGCGGCTCGGGGCTAAGCCGGGCTGGGCGGCCGCGGCAGCGCCAGAGCCGGGCCGGGCTGCCAGCAG CGTTGTGCCCGTCGTGCAGATCGACCTTCAGACGTGGCTGA
- the LOC110407151 gene encoding nucleoside diphosphate kinase-like isoform X1: MASISERTFIAIKPDGVQRGLVGEIIRRFEQKGFKLVAMKLTHASEDLLREHYIDLKERPFYDGLVQYMHSGPVVAMVWEGLNVIKTGRVMLGETNPVDSKPGTIRGDLCVQVGRNIIHGSDSLESAEAEINLWFTPEELVDYRSCAHEWIYE; the protein is encoded by the exons ATGGCTTCCATCTCAGAGCGCACCTTCATCGCCATCAAGCCCGACGGCGTGCAGCGCGGGCTGGTGGGAGAGATCATCAGGCGCTTCGAGCAGAAGGGCTTCAAGCTGGTGGCCATGAAGCTGACACAC GCCTCTGAGGACCTTCTGAGGGAGCACTACATCGACCTCAAGGAGCGCCCCTTCTATGACGGCCTGGTGCAGTACATGCACTCCGGACCTGTTGTAGCTATG GTGTGGGAGGGTCTTAATGTGATTAAGACTGGAAGAGTGATGCTGGGGGAAACTAATCCCGTGGATTCCAAGCCCGGCACTATTCGTGGCGACCTCTGTGTTCAAGTGGGGAG gaACATCATTCATGGAAGTGATTCTTTAGAGAGTGCTGAGGCAGAGATCAATCTGTGGTTCACTCCTGAAGAACTGGTTGATTACAGGAGCTGTGCTCACGAGTGGATCTACGAGTAG
- the NME2 gene encoding nucleoside diphosphate kinase B: MAANCERTFIAIKPDGVQRGLVGEIIKRFEQKGFRLVAMKFVHASEDLLKQHYIDLKDRPFYPGLVKYMNSGPVVAMVWEGLNVVKTGRVMLGETNPADSKPGTIRGDFCIQVGRNIIHGSDSVESAQKEISLWFKPAELIDYRSCAHDWVYE, translated from the exons ATGGCTGCCAACTGCGAGCGCACCTTCATCGCCATCAAGCCCGACGGCGTGCAGCGGGGGCTGGTGGGAGAGATCATCAAACGCTTCGAGCAGAAAGGCTTCCGCCTGGTGGCCATGAAATTCGTGCAC GCCTCTGAAGACCTTCTCAAGCAGCATTACATCGACCTGAAGGATCGGCCCTTCTACCCCGGCCTGGTGAAGTACATGAACTCCGGCCCCGTGGTGGCCATG GTATGGGAAGGGCTCAACGTGGTGAAAACCGGCAGAGTGATGCTGGGGGAAACCAACCCTGCAGACTCGAAGCCCGGCACCATCCGCGGGGACTTCTGCATTCAAGTGGGAAG AAACATCATCCATGGCAGCGACTCTGTAGAAAGCGCGCAGAAGGAGATCAGCCTGTGGTTCAAGCCAGCGGAGCTCATCGACTACAGATCTTGTGCACATGACTGGGTCTATGAGTGA